One window from the genome of Streptomyces sp. NBC_00287 encodes:
- a CDS encoding 3-oxoacyl-ACP synthase III family protein translates to MTTTHLAAVGTALPGDPVDNSALAATFGVNAEWVEAFIGTRTRHFARDLTTGEIRHSLADLCAAAAGQAMERCGAEPTDIEFLILGTATPDHLMPTTAAQVADLVGLDQLPAYQLQSGCAGAVQALDLARHLIGSGEYRTGLVLGGDVCTKHLDLRRDMTAAAPSDLVNCVLFGDGAGAAVVTAEPYGEAVALLRTLSRCTGLGREPGQIIDWFGLADRDTERQALTEDYKAIEESVPVLAVEILWELLDDLGWPPESLDFLLPPQLSGRMTRLISDRLAVPGAQEISCVDRTGNNGNALPFLQLDDLLPKMGRGQRALAIAVESSKWIKSGFALEKA, encoded by the coding sequence ATGACCACGACGCACCTCGCCGCCGTAGGAACCGCCCTCCCCGGCGATCCGGTCGACAACTCCGCCCTCGCCGCCACCTTCGGCGTGAACGCGGAATGGGTCGAGGCATTCATCGGCACCCGTACCCGCCACTTCGCCCGAGACCTGACCACCGGCGAGATACGCCACTCACTCGCCGACCTGTGTGCGGCGGCGGCCGGACAGGCGATGGAGCGCTGCGGGGCAGAACCCACAGACATCGAGTTCCTGATCCTCGGCACCGCGACCCCGGACCACCTGATGCCGACGACAGCCGCCCAGGTCGCCGACCTCGTCGGCCTCGACCAACTCCCCGCCTACCAACTCCAGTCGGGCTGCGCCGGCGCCGTACAAGCCCTGGACCTGGCCCGGCACCTGATCGGCAGCGGCGAGTACCGCACCGGCCTCGTCCTCGGAGGCGACGTCTGCACCAAACACCTGGACCTGCGCCGGGACATGACCGCAGCCGCCCCGAGCGACCTGGTGAACTGCGTCCTGTTCGGCGACGGCGCGGGCGCGGCCGTCGTGACGGCTGAGCCGTACGGAGAGGCGGTGGCCCTCCTGCGCACCCTCAGCCGCTGCACCGGCCTCGGTCGTGAACCCGGCCAGATCATCGACTGGTTCGGCCTTGCCGACCGCGACACCGAGCGGCAGGCGCTCACCGAGGACTACAAGGCGATCGAGGAATCCGTCCCGGTGCTCGCGGTCGAGATCCTCTGGGAGCTTCTGGACGACCTCGGCTGGCCGCCCGAGTCCCTGGACTTCCTGCTGCCACCGCAGCTCTCCGGCCGGATGACCCGCCTGATCAGCGACCGGCTCGCGGTCCCCGGCGCCCAGGAGATCTCCTGCGTCGACCGCACCGGCAACAACGGCAACGCCCTGCCGTTCCTCCAACTCGACGACCTCCTCCCGAAGATGGGCCGCGGACAGCGAGCGCTGGCCATCGCCGTCGAGTCGAGCAAGTGGATCAAGTCCGGGTTCGCCCTGGAAAAGGCCTGA
- a CDS encoding fatty acyl-AMP ligase — protein MSSTFTSVVLENTAAHAAKDALIHLRDDAEERVSYAALDSRARRIAVWLRDRGAVGRPVLLLYPPGTGFVAAFLGCLYAGAVAVPAPLPTEQGRQLARVSGILRDAEAAAVLTSPELARTLEAWLSGEAMADVPCLGTDGDGDFADPADWRAPDPRPDDLAFLQYTSGSTSDPKGVMVTHANLLANEAAIQAWTGTGPDTIGGGWLPHYHDLGLIGHILQPLYAGGTAVLMSPTSFLKRPYRWLRMIDDYRLSGSGGPNFAFDLCVRRITDEQMANLDLSGWRVAPNGAEPIRADTLRAFAERFAPAGFRPETFFPCYGMAETTLLVTGARPESAPVVRTVDAAALERGELAEPVAGARVRTLAGSGTVRDGEIRIAEPASGAACPPGTVGEIWVRGPSVSPGYFRDPAATAHSRTPDGWLRTGDLGVLDGEELFVTGRLKEVIILAGRNLYPHDVERAVQSADRSLAAGAGAAFAVQSDQGEHLVVVQEVRAAAVPDGDLRAVATAAQLLIGRQFAVAAGNVVLVRPGTVRRTTSGKVQRTLMRRLFLEGALVPLYEVLQPPVRELVADAADRALERVGPA, from the coding sequence GTGAGCAGCACCTTCACCTCCGTGGTCCTGGAGAACACCGCCGCGCACGCGGCCAAGGACGCCCTGATCCACCTCCGCGACGACGCAGAGGAGCGCGTCAGCTACGCGGCCCTCGACAGCCGCGCCCGCCGGATCGCCGTGTGGCTGCGCGACCGGGGTGCGGTCGGCCGGCCCGTACTGCTGCTGTATCCCCCGGGCACCGGCTTCGTCGCGGCGTTCCTCGGCTGCCTGTACGCCGGAGCGGTCGCCGTGCCCGCGCCGCTGCCCACCGAGCAGGGCCGCCAACTGGCCCGTGTCTCCGGCATCCTGCGCGACGCGGAGGCGGCGGCCGTCCTGACCTCGCCCGAACTCGCCCGGACGCTGGAGGCCTGGCTGTCCGGCGAGGCGATGGCGGACGTACCGTGTCTGGGCACCGACGGCGACGGCGACTTCGCCGACCCGGCAGACTGGCGGGCGCCGGATCCCCGCCCCGACGACCTCGCGTTCCTCCAGTACACCTCGGGCTCGACCAGCGACCCCAAGGGCGTGATGGTCACCCATGCCAACCTGCTGGCCAACGAGGCGGCGATCCAGGCGTGGACCGGGACCGGACCGGACACGATCGGGGGCGGCTGGCTGCCGCACTATCACGACCTCGGGCTGATCGGGCACATCCTCCAGCCGCTGTACGCGGGCGGCACGGCGGTGCTGATGTCGCCGACGTCGTTCCTGAAGCGGCCGTACCGCTGGCTGCGGATGATCGACGACTACCGGCTGAGCGGGAGCGGCGGCCCCAACTTCGCCTTCGATCTGTGCGTGCGCCGGATCACCGACGAGCAGATGGCGAACCTGGACCTGTCCGGCTGGCGGGTCGCCCCGAACGGCGCCGAGCCGATCCGTGCGGACACCCTGCGCGCCTTCGCGGAGCGTTTCGCGCCCGCCGGTTTCCGGCCCGAGACCTTCTTCCCCTGCTACGGCATGGCGGAGACGACCCTGCTGGTGACGGGCGCCCGGCCGGAGTCGGCGCCGGTGGTGCGGACCGTGGACGCGGCGGCGCTGGAGCGGGGCGAGCTGGCGGAGCCCGTGGCGGGCGCGCGGGTGCGGACCCTGGCCGGCAGCGGGACCGTACGGGACGGCGAGATCCGTATCGCCGAGCCCGCCTCGGGGGCCGCCTGTCCGCCGGGCACGGTCGGTGAGATCTGGGTGCGGGGCCCGAGCGTGAGCCCAGGCTACTTCCGCGATCCGGCGGCCACCGCGCACAGCCGTACGCCCGACGGCTGGCTGCGCACCGGCGATCTCGGGGTCCTGGACGGCGAGGAGCTGTTCGTCACCGGCCGGTTGAAGGAGGTCATCATCCTCGCGGGCCGGAACCTGTATCCGCATGACGTGGAGCGTGCCGTGCAGTCCGCCGACCGTTCGCTCGCGGCCGGAGCGGGCGCCGCGTTCGCCGTGCAGAGCGACCAGGGGGAGCACCTGGTGGTGGTGCAGGAAGTGCGGGCGGCGGCGGTGCCGGACGGCGATCTGCGCGCGGTGGCCACGGCCGCGCAGTTGCTGATCGGCCGTCAGTTCGCGGTGGCGGCGGGCAATGTGGTGCTGGTCCGTCCGGGCACGGTCCGGCGCACCACGAGCGGGAAGGTCCAACGCACCCTGATGCGGCGGCTGTTCCTGGAGGGCGCCCTCGTCCCGCTGTACGAGGTGCTCCAGCCGCCGGTGCGGGAGCTGGTCGCCGACGCGGCGGACCGGGCGCTGGAGCGGGTGGGCCCGGCATGA
- a CDS encoding acyl-CoA dehydrogenase: MKRALELARLFGDPDDPANPVGRAALLAADERGELSAPGEELLDGFGFGAEFVPQELGGRLTGLDELVRVAREVFRHDVGLGLGYGVTSFMAAVNVWTAGSAEQRGQLAGLLLDGRKVSVAYHELAHGNDFLRNEFSAQRTPGGYTLDGVKQVINNADRAAAWVLFARTDPAPGARSHSVLLTGPEDCTPAFLPRYRTSGVRGCRITGLDFRDCEVPAGARVGTEGQGAELALRSFQITRSALPGMAVGTVDTCLRTVLRFALGRRLYRRRVLDLPHAATVLTDAFTDLLLCDGLALAASRAVHLLPGQAVVTSAAVKYLVPRLLTRTANDLSVILGARFYVREGDHAIFGKHLRDLPVLSLGHAGPTACLATLIPQLPRLARNPGPPAPDALFMPDAPLPVLPYESLGLTADGDALGAVLTEATHPDPYVRAVLGQLAAELAAVRQAARKLPPPERTPLAGPAAFRLADRHAQLLGAAAALGVARSARDGFLAEPEWLAATLHRTAVRLGLRPAPPPPRTTERLHAELLRRHTENRSFDLYDLPLDG, translated from the coding sequence ATGAAACGGGCCCTGGAACTCGCCCGGCTGTTCGGCGATCCGGACGACCCCGCGAACCCGGTCGGCCGGGCGGCACTGCTCGCCGCCGACGAGCGGGGCGAACTCAGCGCCCCGGGTGAGGAGTTGCTGGACGGCTTCGGCTTCGGTGCCGAGTTCGTACCGCAGGAGCTGGGCGGGCGGTTGACCGGTCTGGACGAACTGGTGCGGGTGGCCCGGGAGGTGTTCCGGCACGATGTCGGGCTCGGCCTCGGCTACGGCGTGACCTCGTTCATGGCGGCCGTGAACGTCTGGACGGCGGGCTCCGCCGAACAGCGGGGGCAGCTGGCGGGGCTGCTCCTGGACGGCCGCAAGGTGTCGGTGGCGTACCACGAGCTGGCGCACGGCAACGACTTCCTGCGCAACGAGTTCAGCGCCCAACGAACGCCGGGCGGCTACACCCTCGACGGCGTCAAGCAGGTCATCAACAACGCCGACCGGGCGGCGGCCTGGGTGCTGTTCGCCCGCACCGACCCTGCCCCCGGCGCCCGCAGCCACTCGGTCCTGCTGACGGGGCCCGAGGACTGCACTCCGGCCTTCCTGCCCCGCTATCGCACCTCGGGTGTCCGGGGCTGCCGGATCACCGGCCTGGATTTCCGTGACTGCGAGGTCCCGGCCGGCGCCCGCGTCGGCACGGAGGGCCAGGGCGCCGAACTGGCCCTGCGTTCCTTCCAGATCACCCGCAGCGCGCTGCCCGGGATGGCGGTGGGCACGGTGGACACCTGTCTGCGCACGGTGCTGCGCTTCGCCCTCGGCCGCCGCCTGTACCGGCGCCGGGTGCTGGACCTGCCGCACGCGGCGACCGTACTGACCGACGCGTTCACCGACTTACTGCTGTGCGACGGCCTGGCGCTCGCGGCCTCGCGGGCCGTGCATCTGCTGCCCGGGCAGGCGGTCGTGACGAGCGCGGCGGTGAAGTACCTGGTCCCGAGGCTACTGACGCGCACCGCCAACGACCTGTCGGTGATCCTCGGCGCCCGCTTCTACGTCCGCGAGGGCGACCACGCGATCTTCGGCAAGCACCTGCGCGACCTGCCGGTCCTGAGCCTCGGCCACGCGGGCCCGACAGCCTGCCTGGCAACCCTGATCCCTCAACTCCCGCGCCTGGCCAGGAATCCGGGACCACCGGCACCGGATGCGCTGTTCATGCCGGACGCCCCGCTGCCGGTCCTGCCGTACGAGAGCCTTGGGCTGACGGCGGACGGGGATGCGCTGGGAGCCGTACTCACCGAGGCCACGCACCCGGACCCGTATGTACGGGCTGTGCTGGGCCAGTTGGCGGCGGAGCTGGCAGCCGTACGCCAGGCAGCGCGGAAGCTGCCGCCCCCGGAACGGACCCCGCTCGCCGGGCCCGCGGCCTTCCGACTGGCCGACCGTCACGCGCAGTTGCTGGGAGCGGCGGCGGCGCTGGGCGTGGCGCGATCGGCGCGGGACGGCTTCCTGGCCGAGCCCGAGTGGCTGGCGGCCACTCTGCACCGCACCGCCGTCCGCCTGGGCCTGCGCCCCGCCCCGCCGCCCCCGAGGACAACGGAACGGCTGCACGCCGAACTCCTGCGCCGCCACACCGAGAACCGGTCCTTCGACCTCTACGACCTTCCCCTGGACGGCTGA
- a CDS encoding type I polyketide synthase yields the protein MTAGAIAVTGIDCRFPGAEGPGGYWELLMRAGDAVGPVPQERWSARDYPAQAGFLSDPDVFDHEFFALSPREAGSMDPQQRLMLHCAWRAFEDAGIAPQRLAGTPTGVFVGVMGSEWAQLTLTDLPGITAQIGSGNGYCMIANRVSYHLDLKGPSLAVDTACSSSLVAVHLAANSLLSGECDWALAAGVNLALTPALGLFYSRAGLAAPDGRCKPFSADADGIGRGEGVGAVVLRRYEDAVADGQPVYALLRGTAVNQDGRSNGITAPSRWCQEAVVAAAYRRAGVDPSDVTFTEGHGTGTALGDMIETRALGALHAGRTSPMSLGSVKGNLGHTEGAAGIAGLIKVALSLHHRTVPASRYAARENPDLSLTDQGLRLLKAPLRLPRAPVVAGLSSFGLGGTNAHAVLESRPSPRGCGQSGRWGGSRPTESGTPPTRASETHPAPAPTGLGAAIFTLTAPTEASLRRNLRAQADTLTRRRSPLGPICWTSHQVKSGHPHRHAIVATDPTDLANRLRTAAEANTLPPPPTDPPQTAWLFTGQGAQYPGMAARLHQESPLFRHHLSAVDAALLPHTGTSITELLLTADPAIHRTAHAQPALFAIGYALGAALIELGIHPHLLLGHSVGEFAAAVLAKALPLEAAAQLIAARGVLMQNLPDGGGMIAVRSPAEPLRTYVDAESLVGYAALNGPHSTVLSGDLTALHRIAEKVEQQGTRVRQLQVSHAFHSPLMEPVLEPFRRLAEQTGGGVPTTPLYSTLRGKLLDAEPMDAAYWTEHITAPVLFADAAAQLLDERPTHLLELGPKPVLTTLAAELTRHTSTPLHPLPGKNAGARELAETLAALHRAGLNPNWEAVHPPQDRTLTRLTPYAFATDHRFPRPGLPTSPQPPEQAQKEPKHHTTTAATAVREAVAGVGGYRGDDLSEDARLYEDLGLDSVAVVELKTRIEEQLPALGELPVQELLLRLTTLGDLITYVQERTP from the coding sequence ATGACGGCGGGCGCCATCGCCGTCACGGGCATCGACTGCCGGTTTCCCGGGGCCGAAGGGCCGGGCGGCTACTGGGAGTTGCTGATGCGGGCCGGTGACGCGGTCGGCCCGGTGCCGCAGGAGCGCTGGTCGGCGAGGGACTACCCCGCCCAGGCGGGCTTCCTCTCCGACCCGGACGTCTTCGACCACGAGTTCTTCGCCCTCTCCCCGCGCGAGGCCGGCTCCATGGACCCGCAGCAACGGCTGATGCTGCACTGTGCCTGGCGGGCGTTCGAGGACGCGGGCATCGCCCCGCAGCGGCTGGCCGGGACGCCGACGGGGGTCTTCGTAGGGGTGATGGGCAGCGAGTGGGCCCAGCTGACCCTGACGGACCTGCCGGGCATCACCGCCCAGATCGGCTCCGGCAACGGCTACTGCATGATCGCCAACCGGGTCTCGTACCACCTGGACCTCAAGGGCCCGTCCCTGGCGGTGGACACGGCGTGCTCGTCCTCGCTGGTGGCGGTGCACCTGGCCGCGAACTCGCTCCTCTCGGGTGAGTGCGACTGGGCGCTGGCGGCCGGGGTGAACCTGGCGCTGACCCCGGCGCTCGGCCTGTTCTACTCCCGGGCGGGCCTCGCGGCCCCCGACGGCCGCTGCAAGCCGTTCAGCGCGGACGCGGACGGGATCGGGCGGGGCGAGGGCGTAGGGGCGGTGGTGCTGCGCCGGTACGAGGACGCGGTGGCCGACGGACAGCCCGTGTACGCACTGCTCCGCGGCACCGCCGTCAACCAGGACGGCCGCAGCAACGGCATCACCGCCCCGAGCCGCTGGTGCCAGGAGGCGGTGGTCGCGGCGGCGTACCGGCGGGCCGGGGTGGACCCGTCCGACGTGACCTTCACGGAGGGCCACGGCACGGGGACGGCGCTGGGCGACATGATCGAGACGAGGGCGCTGGGCGCACTGCACGCGGGGCGCACGAGCCCGATGTCATTGGGCTCGGTCAAGGGCAACCTGGGCCACACAGAGGGCGCCGCAGGCATCGCGGGCTTGATCAAGGTGGCACTGTCCCTCCACCACCGAACCGTCCCGGCCAGCCGCTACGCGGCCCGAGAAAACCCCGACCTGTCCCTCACGGACCAGGGCCTACGGCTCCTGAAGGCACCGTTGCGGCTGCCGCGGGCGCCGGTGGTGGCGGGCCTGAGCAGCTTCGGGTTGGGCGGGACGAATGCACATGCGGTACTGGAGTCGAGGCCGAGCCCGCGTGGCTGCGGGCAGTCGGGCCGCTGGGGCGGCTCCCGACCCACAGAAAGCGGCACCCCGCCGACGCGGGCGAGCGAAACCCACCCCGCGCCAGCCCCCACCGGCCTAGGCGCAGCAATCTTCACCCTGACCGCCCCCACAGAGGCATCCCTACGCCGCAATCTCCGGGCCCAGGCCGACACACTCACCCGCCGCCGATCACCCCTGGGACCGATCTGCTGGACCTCCCACCAGGTCAAGTCCGGCCACCCCCACCGCCACGCAATCGTCGCCACCGACCCCACCGACCTGGCCAACCGCCTACGCACCGCGGCCGAAGCCAACACGCTCCCACCACCCCCCACAGACCCCCCACAAACCGCCTGGCTCTTCACCGGCCAAGGCGCCCAATACCCCGGCATGGCAGCCCGCCTGCACCAGGAATCCCCCCTCTTCCGCCACCACCTCTCCGCAGTCGACGCCGCCCTGCTCCCCCACACAGGCACCTCCATAACCGAGTTGCTCCTCACCGCAGACCCGGCCATCCACCGCACCGCCCACGCCCAACCCGCCCTGTTCGCCATCGGCTACGCCCTGGGCGCCGCCCTCATCGAACTGGGCATCCACCCCCACCTCCTCCTCGGCCACAGCGTCGGCGAGTTCGCGGCAGCCGTACTGGCCAAGGCCCTCCCCCTGGAGGCCGCGGCCCAACTCATCGCCGCACGCGGGGTGTTGATGCAGAACCTCCCCGACGGCGGCGGCATGATCGCCGTACGTTCCCCGGCAGAACCCCTACGCACATACGTAGATGCAGAATCCTTGGTCGGCTACGCGGCCCTCAACGGCCCCCACTCCACGGTCCTCTCCGGAGACCTGACCGCCCTGCACCGCATAGCCGAGAAGGTCGAGCAACAAGGCACACGGGTACGCCAGTTGCAGGTCTCCCACGCCTTCCACTCCCCCCTCATGGAACCGGTGCTCGAGCCCTTCCGCCGCCTCGCGGAGCAGACAGGCGGCGGTGTCCCGACGACACCCCTGTACTCCACCCTCCGAGGCAAACTCCTCGACGCCGAACCCATGGACGCCGCCTACTGGACGGAACACATCACCGCCCCCGTCCTCTTCGCGGACGCGGCCGCCCAACTCCTGGACGAACGCCCCACTCACCTGCTGGAGCTGGGCCCGAAGCCCGTACTGACGACGCTGGCGGCGGAGTTGACGCGACACACCAGCACCCCCCTGCACCCCCTCCCGGGCAAGAACGCAGGCGCCCGAGAACTCGCCGAAACCCTCGCCGCACTCCACCGAGCAGGCCTGAACCCGAACTGGGAAGCCGTACACCCCCCACAGGACCGCACCCTGACCCGCCTCACCCCATACGCCTTCGCCACCGACCACCGCTTCCCGCGCCCCGGCCTGCCCACTTCGCCACAACCCCCAGAGCAAGCCCAGAAAGAACCGAAGCACCACACAACAACCGCCGCCACAGCCGTACGCGAAGCCGTCGCCGGCGTGGGCGGATACCGCGGCGACGACCTCTCCGAGGACGCCCGCCTCTACGAAGACCTGGGCCTGGACTCGGTCGCTGTCGTGGAGCTCAAGACCCGCATAGAGGAGCAGCTCCCCGCGCTCGGCGAACTCCCCGTACAGGAACTGCTGTTGCGCCTCACCACGCTCGGCGACCTCATCACCTACGTACAGGAGCGCACCCCATGA
- a CDS encoding acyl carrier protein, with protein sequence MTAPSTHTERTLTDWLVHRVAEYLRTPPSEIDPAVPLAQYGLDSIAALSLCGDVEDAFGVPVDPTAAWDYPTVQALAGHLMDRLGMTP encoded by the coding sequence ATGACCGCGCCGAGCACCCATACCGAGCGGACGCTGACCGACTGGTTGGTCCACCGCGTCGCCGAGTACCTGCGCACCCCGCCGTCCGAGATCGACCCCGCCGTGCCGCTCGCGCAGTACGGCCTCGACTCGATCGCGGCGCTCAGCCTGTGCGGAGACGTCGAGGACGCCTTCGGGGTGCCCGTGGACCCGACGGCGGCCTGGGACTACCCGACCGTCCAGGCCCTCGCCGGACACCTGATGGACCGGCTGGGGATGACGCCATGA
- a CDS encoding phosphopantetheine-binding protein: MTSVDSAEFQRLVREDLQLPLTADDFTSDFDQLPDWDSLLLLKLVVLLERATGHPVPVSRLFEARSLQEIHTMVVTP, translated from the coding sequence ATGACGTCCGTGGACTCCGCCGAGTTCCAGCGACTGGTCCGAGAGGACCTCCAACTGCCGCTCACAGCCGATGACTTCACGTCGGACTTCGACCAACTCCCCGACTGGGACTCCCTGCTCCTGCTCAAACTGGTCGTCCTGCTGGAGCGCGCCACCGGCCACCCGGTCCCCGTCTCCCGCCTCTTCGAGGCCCGCAGCCTCCAGGAGATCCACACCATGGTGGTGACCCCATGA
- a CDS encoding acyl-CoA dehydrogenase family protein: MTFEHSPYRLAEELELYLGDPNDRRGPFSYDTCARLDAREEFPAEICRLLDDWGLPDYYVPTLAGGRLRDYEHALQLMRTVARRDLTVAVAHGKTYLGAVCVWIAGSAEQAARLGADIRAGVPVALGLTERAHGSDLLAGEVEAVPDGSGNWRVSGEKWLINNATRGSVLTLLARTAEDGGPRGFSVLLADKRELESGSYRHLPKVPTHGIRGADISGIALDRARLPRSTVVGGEGGGIETVLKALQLTRTMCASLSLGAADHGLALALDFAEQRRLYGRPLAQLPQARHVLSAAAADVLVHEALALVASRLVHTATGELSVMSAVTKYLVPTGTEELLRELAALLGARAFLTGVERYGMFEKIERDHRIVSLFDGNTLVNLNSLVSQFRSLVRNWRRPRLDPAPACDLSVPLPDFDPADLSLMSRYGSSLLSALPAWTAALEGHPAAEAARRLLAVTEGVIEEMAAPRELVGGVPYEAFETARRLCLCCAGAACMGLWLHNRLVATGGVWRDGVWLRAGLDRLLVRLGEHQRAADREAYDRLLDEAYAARSAGRLFSLLRLDLARETV, translated from the coding sequence ATGACCTTCGAGCACTCGCCTTACCGCCTCGCCGAAGAGCTGGAGCTGTACCTGGGCGACCCGAACGACCGGCGCGGGCCCTTCTCGTACGACACCTGCGCGCGGCTCGACGCCCGGGAGGAGTTCCCGGCGGAGATCTGCCGGCTGCTGGACGACTGGGGGCTGCCCGACTACTACGTGCCGACCTTGGCGGGCGGCCGGCTGCGCGACTACGAGCACGCGTTGCAGTTGATGCGGACGGTGGCCCGCCGGGATCTGACGGTGGCCGTGGCGCACGGCAAGACCTACCTCGGCGCCGTCTGTGTGTGGATCGCGGGCAGCGCCGAGCAGGCGGCCCGGCTGGGCGCGGACATCCGGGCCGGGGTGCCGGTGGCGCTCGGTCTGACCGAGCGGGCGCACGGCAGCGATCTGCTCGCCGGCGAGGTGGAGGCGGTGCCGGACGGCTCCGGGAACTGGCGGGTGAGCGGCGAGAAGTGGCTGATCAACAATGCCACCCGGGGCAGTGTGCTGACCCTGCTCGCCCGTACCGCCGAGGACGGCGGACCGCGTGGCTTCAGCGTGCTGCTGGCCGACAAACGCGAGCTGGAGTCGGGCAGTTACCGCCATCTCCCGAAGGTCCCCACGCACGGCATCCGCGGCGCCGACATTTCCGGTATCGCCCTCGACCGGGCCCGGCTGCCCCGCTCGACGGTCGTCGGCGGCGAGGGCGGCGGCATCGAGACGGTGCTCAAGGCGCTCCAACTGACCCGCACGATGTGCGCCTCGCTGTCCCTGGGCGCCGCCGACCACGGCCTCGCCCTGGCCCTCGACTTCGCGGAACAGCGGCGGCTGTACGGCAGGCCGCTCGCCCAACTCCCCCAGGCACGGCACGTGTTGTCCGCCGCGGCGGCCGATGTCCTCGTCCATGAGGCCCTCGCCCTGGTCGCCTCGCGGCTGGTGCATACGGCGACCGGTGAGCTGAGCGTGATGTCGGCGGTCACCAAGTACTTGGTGCCGACCGGCACGGAGGAGCTGCTGCGCGAGCTGGCCGCGCTGCTCGGCGCTCGGGCTTTCCTCACTGGTGTCGAGCGGTACGGCATGTTCGAGAAGATCGAGCGCGACCATCGCATCGTCTCCCTTTTCGACGGCAACACGCTGGTCAATCTCAACTCGCTGGTGAGTCAATTCCGTTCACTGGTACGCAACTGGCGTCGCCCGCGTCTCGACCCGGCCCCGGCCTGCGATCTGTCCGTACCGCTCCCCGACTTCGACCCGGCGGACCTGTCCCTGATGTCGCGGTACGGCAGCTCCCTGCTCAGCGCGCTCCCCGCGTGGACGGCGGCCTTGGAGGGCCACCCCGCCGCGGAAGCGGCCCGGCGGCTGCTGGCCGTCACCGAGGGCGTGATCGAGGAGATGGCGGCGCCTCGCGAGCTCGTCGGTGGAGTCCCGTACGAGGCCTTCGAGACGGCCCGCCGTCTCTGCCTGTGCTGCGCGGGCGCTGCCTGCATGGGCCTCTGGCTGCACAACCGGCTGGTCGCCACCGGAGGCGTCTGGCGCGACGGCGTCTGGCTGCGCGCGGGCCTGGACCGGCTGCTGGTACGGCTCGGCGAGCACCAGCGCGCCGCCGACCGGGAGGCGTACGACCGGCTGCTGGACGAGGCGTATGCGGCGCGGTCGGCGGGGCGGCTGTTCTCGCTGCTGCGGCTCGACCTGGCGAGGGAGACGGTATGA
- a CDS encoding 2-oxo acid dehydrogenase subunit E2, translated as MTQIAHSTHPVRDRRHTLHFLEYAATQRPVHLDTDIDMTRVLTHREGAERHYSTVTYVLHAAGRTMAAHPEANAIMSRRRVIRFKEVTGKLALDARVPGGDRIVLSALLPTLETATLDDIQDRVDRYRKAPDPTSLPEFRGARTLARLPAWLGRLAFTAALRGAHRRPSVLGTVSVSSLGHRPVDGFHSTGGTAVTLTCGRTAPRPVVRDGGRIEPAPLMRLGLTFDHRVLDGAAAADVLADLKASLESDWHTAARPRRLHEAMTRQETDPWTA; from the coding sequence ATGACCCAGATCGCCCACAGCACCCACCCGGTACGCGACCGCCGCCACACCCTCCACTTCCTGGAGTACGCCGCCACCCAGCGCCCGGTGCATCTCGACACCGACATCGACATGACCCGCGTACTGACCCATCGCGAGGGCGCCGAACGCCACTACTCGACGGTGACGTACGTCCTGCACGCGGCGGGCCGGACCATGGCCGCGCATCCGGAGGCCAACGCGATCATGTCCAGGCGCCGAGTCATCCGCTTCAAGGAGGTCACTGGCAAGCTCGCCCTGGACGCCAGGGTCCCCGGCGGCGACCGTATCGTCCTGTCGGCCCTCCTCCCCACTCTGGAGACGGCGACGCTGGACGACATCCAGGACCGCGTCGACCGCTACCGAAAGGCGCCGGACCCGACCTCGCTCCCCGAGTTCCGCGGCGCCCGCACCCTGGCCCGCCTCCCCGCCTGGCTCGGCCGCCTCGCCTTCACCGCCGCCCTGCGAGGCGCCCACCGCCGCCCGTCCGTCCTCGGCACGGTCTCGGTCAGCTCCCTGGGCCACCGCCCGGTCGACGGCTTCCACTCCACAGGCGGTACGGCGGTGACGCTGACCTGCGGCCGGACCGCGCCGCGCCCGGTCGTGCGGGACGGCGGCCGGATCGAACCGGCCCCGCTGATGCGGCTCGGACTGACCTTCGACCACCGGGTCCTGGACGGAGCGGCGGCCGCCGACGTACTGGCCGACCTCAAGGCCTCCCTGGAATCCGACTGGCACACCGCAGCCCGCCCCCGCCGTCTCCACGAGGCCATGACGCGGCAGGAGACCGACCCATGGACCGCCTGA